Part of the Kitasatospora sp. NBC_00374 genome is shown below.
CGCCGCCCGCGGTCCCCGCCCGCTCGCCTGGGGAAGGAGGGGCCGCCAGGCACCGGGGAAGGTGTGCCGGGAGGCCGGAGCGGGTGGAGGCCGCAGGTGGCGTACGGGCCGCAGCGACCGGCTGACGGGGCACAGTTGACGATCTGTACGCACTGTGCTCCACTGCGCGGCCAGCCTATCGCGGGCCCGGGCGCAGTCAACGGTCCCGGGCGGCGTGCCACCCGGCCGGAGGTATGGATTCCCGCAGGTCGCGGCGGGCGGACGGGCGGTTCGGGCAGTGGGCGCACGGCCCCGGCCCACGCCGGGACAGACCGCCGCAATCCGGCGGATATCACCCCATCGGCGCGTCGCGCTCCGCGTGGGCTCGGTCACAGCGGCGGTTCAAGGACTGATCACCAGTGCCGCAAAAGGAGAAATCCTATTACCGTCATCCCCATGACAGTGACCCCCGACCGGCCCACGCCGACCGCCGCTGCCACTCCCACGGTGCCCATCATCGACCGCTTCGTCGAGGCCAACCGGGCCTACGCCGTCGACTTCCGCGACGGCGGGATGGACGCCCGACCGGTGCAGCAGGTCGCCGTGGTCGCCTGCATGGACGCCCGACTCGACCTGTTCGCCGCGCTCGGCCTGGAGCTGGGTGACGCCCACATCATCCGCAACGCCGGCGGAGTCGTCACCGACGACACCATCCGGTCGCTCACGATCAGCCAGCGCGCCCTGGGCACCAGCTCCGTCGCGCTGATCCACCACACCGGCTGCGGTCTGCTCGGCCTGACCGAGGACTTCCGCCGGGAGCTGGAACTGGAGGTCGGCCAGCGCCCGCAGTGGGCGGTGGAGTCCTTCGTCGACCTGGACGGCGACGTCCGGCAGTCGATGCAGCGCGTGCGGACCTCGCCCTTCCTGCTGCACACCGACGACGTGCGCGGCTTCGTCTTCGACGTCCACACCGGCCTGCTCCGCGAGGTCGAGAGCTGACGACCCGTCCCCCCGCCCTCCCAAAAACCCCGCGACCCGGCCGATGACGTCCGGGTCGCTGATCATTCCGGGGACGAACCGGGACAGTGCACGCGTGTCGACCCACCCGCCCCGGCCGGGCGGCCGGGGGCAAGGGGGGAGGGTGACTTCCGCCGGGTCGGCAGGGGAGAATGCGCCTGCGGACCGGACCCCGAACCACCTGGGGCGGTCCGGCCACGAGCCCGACAGCCGGACGGTCCCCACCGGAACCGCCCGATGTCCGGAGCGTGTCATCGGGGTGGGCCGGGCCGTGACGAGGCCCCGGCGTATGAATGGCCATTGGGAGCAACGGGTGACGACCTACAACGGGCAGAGCGCAACGGGGACATCGCATTCGGCGAGCCCCGAAGGGCACCGCGCACCGGCGGGCCTTGCGGAGCTGGCCGCGGTGGCCGAGCGGATCCGCGGCTCCGTGGAGAGCGTGATCGAGGGCAAGCCGGAGGCCGTCCGGGTCGCGCTGACCGTCCTGCTGGCCGAGGGCCACCTGCTGCTGGAGGACGTGCCCGGCGTCGGCAAGACCATGCTGGCCAAGGCGCTGGCCCGGTCGGTGGACTGCACCGTGCGGCGCATCCAGTTCACCCCCGA
Proteins encoded:
- a CDS encoding beta-class carbonic anhydrase; the protein is MTVTPDRPTPTAAATPTVPIIDRFVEANRAYAVDFRDGGMDARPVQQVAVVACMDARLDLFAALGLELGDAHIIRNAGGVVTDDTIRSLTISQRALGTSSVALIHHTGCGLLGLTEDFRRELELEVGQRPQWAVESFVDLDGDVRQSMQRVRTSPFLLHTDDVRGFVFDVHTGLLREVES